A genomic stretch from Achromobacter spanius includes:
- a CDS encoding HpcH/HpaI aldolase/citrate lyase family protein: MRPALRPRRSVLYMPGANARALDKARGLDADVLILDLEDAVAPDAKPQARAQVAAALTQGGYGRRECIVRINALDTPWGHDDVAAIAQAGADAVLLPKVQSAAQLAALAQALDAAGAPPDLPLWAMAETPLGFLRLDAIAGGHARLAAIVVGTSDLVKDLHARHTPGREETLLARSLAVMAARAHGLAVLDGVHLDLNDDAGYADACRQGRDLGFDGKTLIHPKQIAAANAAFAPIDSELAQARRRLDAWRQAQAAGQGVAVVDGALVENLHAEEAERVLALAAAIWGTASGT, encoded by the coding sequence ATGCGCCCTGCCCTTCGCCCCCGCCGCTCCGTTCTCTACATGCCTGGCGCCAACGCGCGCGCCTTGGACAAGGCCCGAGGACTGGACGCCGATGTCCTGATTCTCGATCTGGAAGACGCCGTCGCACCCGACGCCAAGCCACAGGCCCGCGCGCAGGTCGCCGCCGCCTTGACACAAGGCGGTTACGGACGCCGCGAGTGCATCGTGCGCATCAATGCGCTGGACACGCCATGGGGCCATGACGACGTCGCCGCCATCGCGCAGGCCGGCGCCGATGCCGTGTTGCTGCCCAAGGTGCAGTCCGCCGCCCAACTGGCCGCGCTGGCCCAGGCGCTGGACGCGGCCGGCGCGCCGCCCGACCTGCCGTTATGGGCCATGGCGGAAACGCCGCTGGGTTTCCTGCGGCTGGACGCCATTGCGGGCGGCCACGCCCGGCTGGCGGCCATCGTGGTGGGCACGTCAGACCTGGTCAAAGACCTGCACGCGCGCCATACGCCCGGCCGTGAAGAAACCCTGCTGGCACGATCCCTTGCCGTCATGGCCGCGCGCGCCCACGGTCTGGCGGTCCTGGACGGCGTACACCTGGACTTGAACGACGACGCGGGCTACGCGGATGCCTGCCGCCAAGGGCGGGACTTGGGCTTTGACGGCAAGACCCTGATCCATCCCAAGCAGATCGCCGCCGCCAACGCCGCCTTTGCGCCCATCGACAGCGAACTGGCTCAAGCGCGCAGGCGTCTGGACGCCTGGCGCCAGGCACAGGCCGCCGGCCAGGGCGTGGCCGTGGTGGACGGCGCGTTGGTCGAAAACCTGCATGCCGAAGAGGCAGAGCGCGTGCTTGCCCTGGCCGCCGCCATCTGGGGAACGGCTTCCGGCACCTAA
- a CDS encoding NAD(P)/FAD-dependent oxidoreductase, whose translation MKTDVVVLGAGIVGVSTALHLLARGRSVVLLDRRGPGEETSYGNAGLIERASVIPYAFPRDWRSLWRYARNNTPDVSYHVRFLPRVAPWLLRYWWHSSPARLARAAEAMLPLIERSVAEHDALKDDANLSPLFRRTGWIDGVRSEAGLARAVAQAEALAPYGLNYRVLDRQALTALEPSLSARMVGAVHWLDPVNVSDPGAVTRGYAALFQQRGGQLLRGDARTLKSAGSQGWQVQGDDGRIEARDVVVAMGPWSPDVLRPLGYRISMAVKRGYHQHFALEDGATLTHPVADIDSGFVVTPMTLGVRLTTGAEFAARDAPPSPIQIQRTRALARQLLPLGAAVEKEPWMGCRPCMPDMRPVIGPAPRHAGLWMAFGHAHHGFTLGPVTGKLLASLITGQAPDVDPAPYALRR comes from the coding sequence ATGAAAACAGACGTTGTGGTTCTGGGTGCGGGCATCGTCGGCGTCAGCACGGCGCTGCATTTATTGGCGCGCGGACGTTCCGTGGTGCTGCTGGACCGCCGCGGCCCCGGCGAGGAAACCAGCTATGGCAATGCGGGCCTGATCGAACGGGCCAGCGTCATTCCCTACGCTTTCCCGCGTGATTGGCGCAGCCTGTGGCGCTATGCGCGCAACAACACGCCCGACGTGAGCTATCACGTGCGCTTTTTGCCGCGCGTGGCGCCCTGGCTGCTGCGCTACTGGTGGCATTCGTCGCCCGCTCGGTTGGCGCGCGCGGCCGAAGCGATGCTGCCGCTGATCGAGCGCAGCGTGGCCGAGCATGACGCGCTGAAAGACGACGCGAACCTCTCGCCCTTGTTCCGCCGCACGGGCTGGATCGATGGGGTGCGGTCCGAGGCGGGCCTGGCGCGCGCCGTAGCGCAAGCCGAGGCATTGGCGCCGTACGGGCTGAACTACCGGGTGCTGGACCGGCAGGCGTTGACGGCGCTTGAGCCGTCGCTGTCCGCGCGCATGGTGGGCGCCGTGCACTGGCTGGATCCGGTCAACGTGTCTGACCCCGGCGCGGTCACGCGGGGGTACGCGGCGCTGTTCCAGCAACGCGGCGGGCAACTGCTGCGAGGCGACGCGCGCACCCTCAAGTCGGCCGGCAGCCAGGGATGGCAGGTGCAAGGCGACGACGGGCGCATCGAAGCCCGCGACGTCGTCGTGGCGATGGGACCGTGGTCGCCGGATGTGTTGCGGCCCTTGGGCTACCGCATTTCCATGGCGGTCAAGCGCGGCTATCACCAGCACTTCGCGCTGGAAGACGGCGCCACCTTGACGCACCCGGTGGCGGACATCGACAGCGGTTTCGTCGTAACGCCCATGACGCTGGGCGTGCGGCTGACTACCGGCGCGGAATTCGCGGCGCGCGATGCGCCGCCGTCGCCCATTCAGATTCAGCGTACGCGCGCACTGGCCAGGCAATTGCTGCCCTTGGGCGCGGCGGTTGAAAAAGAACCCTGGATGGGATGCCGCCCCTGCATGCCCGATATGCGGCCGGTGATCGGGCCGGCGCCTCGGCACGCTGGGTTATGGATGGCGTTTGGCCACGCGCATCATGGCTTTACGCTAGGCCCCGTGACCGGCAAGCTGCTTGCCAGCCTGATCACGGGCCAGGCGCCGGACGTGGACCCGGCGCCGTATGCCTTGCGGCGCTAA
- a CDS encoding metallophosphoesterase: protein MSLRQSSFFLRFLTLGALAHVYVGARLIPDAQLPATGAAAAIIALLLSCILIPMGMLARSSVNPPWGDRIAWVGLIAMGLFSSLFVLTVIRDAALLLTWLVTLLANASLPWLDLRRYSAWAVAALALAGTLVGFYNARSRARVVDVDVPIAGLPQDLDGFTIVQISDVHVGPTIKKQYVQAIVDAVNELLPDVIAITGDVVDGSVEHLAEQASPLGSLRAPYGVYLVTGNHEYYSGATPWIAEFRRMGLLVLLNEHAVIHPSGLPVVVAGVTDFSAGAFDPQHRSNPKAALAGAPADACAKILLAHQPRSAAAAEPLGYSLQLSGHTHGGQFFPWGFFVRFQQPFTAGLHRLGKMWVYTSRGTGYWGPPKRLGAPSEITRLRLRTASGRA, encoded by the coding sequence GTGTCCCTACGCCAATCCTCGTTCTTCCTGCGCTTTCTGACACTGGGCGCACTGGCCCACGTTTATGTCGGCGCGCGCTTGATCCCGGACGCGCAGTTGCCCGCCACCGGCGCGGCTGCCGCCATCATCGCCCTGCTGCTGTCGTGCATCCTGATTCCAATGGGGATGCTGGCCCGCTCTTCGGTGAACCCGCCTTGGGGCGACCGCATTGCGTGGGTTGGCCTGATCGCGATGGGGCTCTTTTCCTCGCTGTTCGTCCTGACCGTCATCCGCGACGCCGCCCTACTGTTGACCTGGCTGGTCACGCTGCTGGCCAACGCCAGCCTGCCCTGGCTGGACCTGCGCCGCTACAGCGCCTGGGCGGTTGCCGCGCTGGCATTGGCGGGCACGCTGGTCGGCTTCTACAACGCGCGCAGCCGGGCGCGGGTGGTGGATGTGGACGTGCCCATCGCCGGCTTGCCGCAAGACCTGGACGGCTTCACCATCGTGCAGATCAGCGACGTCCACGTCGGCCCGACCATCAAGAAGCAATACGTGCAGGCCATAGTCGATGCCGTGAATGAACTGCTGCCCGACGTCATCGCCATCACCGGCGACGTGGTCGACGGCAGCGTCGAGCACCTGGCCGAGCAAGCCAGCCCGCTGGGGTCGCTGCGCGCGCCCTACGGCGTGTACCTGGTCACGGGCAACCATGAATATTATTCAGGCGCCACGCCCTGGATCGCCGAATTCCGCCGCATGGGCCTGCTTGTGCTGTTGAACGAGCATGCGGTCATCCACCCGTCGGGCTTGCCGGTGGTGGTGGCGGGCGTCACGGATTTCAGCGCCGGCGCGTTTGATCCGCAGCACCGCAGCAACCCCAAGGCGGCGCTGGCCGGCGCCCCCGCCGACGCCTGCGCCAAGATTCTGCTGGCGCACCAGCCGCGCAGCGCGGCGGCGGCGGAACCGCTGGGCTACAGCCTGCAGTTGTCGGGCCACACGCATGGCGGGCAGTTCTTTCCGTGGGGGTTCTTCGTGCGCTTCCAGCAGCCATTCACAGCGGGCCTGCACCGGCTGGGCAAGATGTGGGTCTATACCAGCCGGGGTACCGGCTACTGGGGGCCGCCCAAGCGCTTGGGCGCGCCGTCTGAAATAACGCGCCTGCGCTTGCGCACGGCGTCGGGGCGCGCCTGA
- a CDS encoding alpha-hydroxy acid oxidase encodes MTSNALPVPTPASTPSTSATTPVPRALARMLSLDDFEAAARKRLPRPIFGYVAGAAEDNQSLHDNRRAFAQYSFAPRVLVDVSRRTQSTEILGRRYASPFGIAPMGISALSAYRGDVILARAAREQGIPAILSGTSLIPLEDVLREAPGTWFQAYLPGDPTKIDALVDRARRAGYETLVLTVDIPVSANRENNVRTGFSTPLKPSLRLAWDGLTRPRWLASTFLRTLLAHGMPHFENSFATRGAPIVSASVLRDFTARDHLNWEHVARIRRQWPGTLIIKGILHPQDAALARQHGADGVIVSNHGGRQLDGAISPLRALPRVVDAAGSMTVMMDSGVRRGGDVLKALALGARFVFVGRPFNYAAAVGGQAGVAHAIHLLRAEVDRNMAMLGINSVREMNADLLWRDGPGGH; translated from the coding sequence ATGACTTCCAACGCCCTGCCCGTTCCTACGCCTGCCAGCACGCCGAGCACCAGCGCTACTACGCCCGTGCCGCGCGCGCTTGCCCGCATGCTTAGCCTGGATGACTTTGAAGCCGCCGCGCGCAAGCGCTTGCCTCGGCCTATCTTCGGCTACGTGGCGGGCGCCGCGGAAGACAACCAGTCGCTACACGACAACCGCCGCGCCTTCGCCCAATACAGCTTCGCGCCCCGCGTGCTGGTTGACGTGTCACGTCGCACGCAAAGCACGGAAATTCTCGGACGCCGCTACGCCTCGCCTTTCGGCATTGCCCCCATGGGCATCAGCGCCTTGTCGGCGTACCGGGGCGACGTGATTCTGGCCCGCGCCGCGCGCGAGCAAGGCATTCCCGCCATCCTCAGTGGCACGTCCCTGATCCCGCTGGAAGACGTGCTCCGCGAAGCGCCCGGCACCTGGTTCCAGGCCTATCTGCCGGGAGATCCCACCAAAATCGACGCATTGGTCGACCGGGCACGCCGCGCCGGTTATGAAACCTTGGTGTTGACGGTGGACATCCCCGTGTCCGCGAATCGCGAAAACAATGTGCGCACCGGCTTCTCAACGCCGCTCAAGCCCAGCCTGCGCCTGGCGTGGGACGGCCTGACCCGGCCGCGCTGGCTGGCGAGCACCTTCCTGCGCACCTTGCTGGCCCACGGCATGCCGCATTTTGAGAATTCATTCGCCACGCGCGGCGCGCCCATTGTGTCCGCGTCCGTGCTGCGCGACTTCACCGCGCGCGATCACCTCAATTGGGAACATGTGGCGCGCATACGCCGCCAGTGGCCGGGCACCCTGATCATCAAGGGCATCCTGCATCCGCAAGACGCGGCGCTGGCGCGCCAGCACGGCGCCGATGGGGTCATCGTGTCCAACCACGGCGGCCGCCAACTCGATGGCGCCATCTCGCCGCTGCGTGCGCTGCCCCGCGTGGTTGACGCGGCGGGCAGCATGACGGTGATGATGGACAGCGGCGTGCGGCGCGGTGGCGACGTCTTGAAGGCCCTGGCGCTGGGCGCGCGCTTTGTGTTCGTGGGCCGGCCGTTCAACTATGCGGCGGCGGTTGGCGGGCAAGCAGGCGTGGCCCACGCCATCCACCTGCTGCGCGCGGAAGTCGACCGCAACATGGCAATGCTGGGCATCAACAGCGTGCGGGAAATGAATGCGGACTTGCTATGGCGTGACGGGCCCGGCGGCCACTGA
- a CDS encoding MFS transporter: MQNRSNRQPQPASSVPALMFAVSVVGSNGLALSPILTDVARSFSTSALTISTAISAYGAATAASAFFLAARIDRIGIRRSLLGAMLVLIAALILSATAPHWLVLTLAQALAGAAAGVILPAAYGSASLVAPVGQETRTLGRVIAGWSVSLVAGVPLSALISDAVGWRATYGTLALCATIALLGLRKLPERRAENPAPLRLSRLLAPLSYRDVPVLLLACLAFSSAFYGVYAFLADHVRTLLALSAGKVGFIAFAYGAGFMLAGFAGAPLIERLGPRRALPLALATIATVYLLLLPAAQALAAVLAIAVLWGAASQISLNLLVLLLSRARPDERGAVLGLNTCTTYLGASVGTAVAGTLYTHAGFEALGVCAAAVVGLAALGLHWRLNGRRAERREAAA; encoded by the coding sequence ATGCAGAACCGTAGCAACCGACAACCACAACCCGCGTCCTCCGTGCCCGCCTTGATGTTTGCCGTCAGTGTCGTGGGGTCCAACGGCTTGGCGCTAAGCCCCATCCTGACCGACGTGGCGCGCTCGTTTTCAACGTCGGCGCTGACCATCAGCACCGCCATTTCGGCCTACGGCGCAGCCACCGCCGCAAGCGCCTTTTTCCTGGCGGCGCGCATCGACCGCATCGGCATCCGCCGTTCGCTCTTGGGCGCCATGCTGGTGCTGATTGCCGCCCTGATCCTGTCCGCCACCGCGCCGCACTGGCTCGTGCTGACCTTGGCGCAAGCCTTGGCGGGCGCGGCGGCGGGTGTCATCCTGCCCGCGGCCTACGGATCAGCATCGCTGGTGGCGCCCGTCGGGCAAGAGACGCGCACGCTGGGGCGCGTGATTGCCGGGTGGTCGGTGTCCCTGGTGGCGGGCGTGCCCTTGTCCGCGCTGATCTCGGACGCCGTCGGCTGGCGCGCTACCTACGGCACCCTGGCCCTGTGCGCCACGATTGCACTGCTCGGCCTACGCAAGCTGCCGGAACGCCGCGCGGAAAATCCCGCCCCGCTGCGCCTGTCGCGCTTGCTTGCCCCGCTTTCCTATCGCGACGTGCCCGTGCTGCTGCTGGCGTGCCTGGCTTTCTCGTCCGCGTTCTACGGCGTCTACGCCTTCCTGGCCGACCACGTCCGCACGCTGTTGGCGCTAAGCGCCGGCAAGGTGGGCTTCATTGCCTTTGCCTATGGCGCGGGCTTCATGCTGGCGGGGTTTGCCGGCGCGCCGCTGATCGAACGCCTGGGGCCGCGCCGTGCCTTGCCGCTGGCCTTGGCGACCATTGCCACGGTGTATCTGCTGTTGTTGCCCGCTGCCCAAGCCTTGGCGGCGGTGCTGGCCATTGCCGTGCTGTGGGGTGCCGCGTCGCAGATCAGTCTGAACCTGCTGGTGTTGCTGCTGTCGCGCGCACGGCCCGACGAGCGTGGCGCGGTGCTGGGCTTGAATACCTGCACGACCTATCTGGGCGCCAGCGTGGGCACGGCGGTCGCCGGCACGCTCTACACGCATGCGGGCTTTGAAGCCTTGGGGGTGTGCGCGGCGGCCGTGGTGGGCCTGGCCGCGCTGGGCCTGCATTGGCGTTTGAATGGCCGCCGCGCCGAACGGCGCGAGGCGGCCGCGTAG
- a CDS encoding Lrp/AsnC family transcriptional regulator: MPDLDDRDRKLLTLLADDATPSYAELGKLLNLSAPAVHERVKRLKRDGLIKGIAARLDGARIGRPLLAFVHVDTANWTITQQVLGLAELTEVEEIHTITGKSAMLLKVRVRDTQALELLLARIHQIDGITNTTSDIALTSYLERGPLPDTAPPAD; the protein is encoded by the coding sequence ATGCCAGACCTAGACGATCGCGACAGAAAACTATTAACGTTGCTGGCGGACGATGCCACGCCGAGCTATGCCGAACTTGGAAAATTACTGAACCTGTCGGCCCCGGCGGTGCATGAACGGGTCAAGCGCTTGAAGCGCGACGGGCTAATCAAAGGCATTGCCGCCCGGCTGGATGGCGCGCGCATCGGCCGGCCCTTGCTGGCCTTCGTGCATGTGGACACCGCCAACTGGACGATCACGCAACAGGTGCTGGGCCTGGCCGAGCTGACCGAGGTGGAAGAGATTCACACCATCACCGGCAAAAGCGCCATGCTGCTGAAAGTGCGGGTGCGCGACACGCAGGCGCTTGAGCTGCTGCTGGCCCGCATCCACCAGATTGACGGCATCACCAACACTACCAGCGACATCGCGCTGACCAGTTACCTGGAACGCGGCCCCTTGCCAGACACCGCGCCGCCGGCGGACTGA
- the asd gene encoding archaetidylserine decarboxylase (Phosphatidylserine decarboxylase is synthesized as a single chain precursor. Generation of the pyruvoyl active site from a Ser is coupled to cleavage of a Gly-Ser bond between the larger (beta) and smaller (alpha chains). It is an integral membrane protein.), whose product MTIKDQLFLASQYLAPHHLVSRFFGYASDCREPAVKNWMISRFVRKYGVDMREAMQEDPLAYDCFNDFFTRALKDDARPLDDEPGSVLCPADGAISQLGAIEQGRIFQAKGHSYGLVDLLGGDVERAAPFQGGEFATVYLSPKDYHRVHMPVAGTLREMVHVPGRLFSVNPLTARNVPRLFARNERVVCIFDTELGPMAVVLVGAMIVASIETVWAGLVTPFKRRVKSVRYDATARAPIHLEKGAEMGRFKLGSTAIVLFGPDKIRWADTPSVLGPVRMGELLALPSARP is encoded by the coding sequence ATGACGATCAAAGACCAACTATTTCTCGCCAGCCAGTATCTTGCGCCGCATCACCTGGTGTCGCGCTTCTTCGGATACGCCTCAGACTGCCGGGAACCCGCGGTCAAGAATTGGATGATTTCGCGCTTTGTCCGCAAGTACGGCGTGGACATGCGCGAAGCCATGCAAGAAGACCCGTTGGCCTACGACTGCTTCAATGACTTCTTCACCCGCGCGCTGAAAGACGACGCGCGCCCGCTGGACGACGAACCCGGTTCGGTGCTCTGTCCGGCCGACGGCGCCATCAGCCAATTGGGCGCCATCGAGCAAGGACGCATCTTCCAGGCCAAGGGCCACAGCTATGGCCTGGTTGACCTGCTGGGTGGCGACGTGGAACGCGCCGCGCCGTTCCAGGGTGGTGAATTCGCCACCGTCTACCTGTCGCCCAAGGACTACCACCGCGTGCATATGCCGGTGGCCGGCACGCTGCGCGAAATGGTGCACGTGCCGGGTCGTTTGTTCTCTGTGAACCCGCTGACCGCGCGCAACGTGCCGCGCCTGTTCGCGCGCAACGAGCGCGTGGTCTGCATATTCGACACCGAGCTCGGCCCCATGGCGGTGGTGCTGGTGGGCGCGATGATCGTCGCGTCGATTGAGACGGTTTGGGCGGGCCTGGTCACGCCGTTCAAGCGCCGCGTGAAGTCGGTACGCTATGACGCCACGGCGCGCGCGCCGATCCATCTGGAAAAAGGCGCGGAGATGGGTCGCTTCAAGCTGGGTTCGACGGCCATCGTGCTATTTGGCCCGGACAAGATTCGCTGGGCCGACACGCCGTCGGTGCTGGGTCCCGTGCGCATGGGCGAACTGCTGGCCTTGCCTTCCGCTCGTCCCTGA
- a CDS encoding GNAT family N-acetyltransferase, protein MPLPPLHPVTLHGDIVRLEPMAAHHVDALAQAGLHPELWRLQPEPIATLDDMRRYVARALEDAQAGACLPFVIVQQSNGQIIGATRYMDIARAHKRLEIGATWLTPACQRSGANTEAKFLLLRHAFETIGIIRIVFKTELSNAQSRAAILRLGAVEEGVFRKHLISQSGRTRDMVYFAILDDDWPSVKSRLLARLAWPR, encoded by the coding sequence ATGCCCCTACCGCCCTTGCACCCCGTCACGCTTCATGGCGACATCGTGCGCCTGGAACCCATGGCCGCGCACCATGTCGATGCGCTCGCGCAAGCAGGCCTGCATCCCGAACTCTGGCGCCTGCAACCGGAACCCATCGCAACGCTTGACGACATGCGGCGCTACGTGGCGCGCGCGCTGGAAGACGCGCAGGCCGGCGCCTGCCTGCCCTTTGTCATCGTGCAGCAAAGCAACGGGCAGATCATTGGCGCCACGCGCTACATGGACATTGCGCGGGCGCACAAGCGGCTGGAGATCGGCGCTACGTGGCTGACGCCCGCCTGCCAACGTTCGGGCGCCAACACGGAAGCCAAGTTCTTATTACTTCGGCACGCTTTTGAAACAATTGGTATCATACGCATCGTTTTCAAAACGGAACTGAGCAATGCCCAGTCGCGCGCGGCCATTTTGCGCCTTGGTGCGGTCGAGGAAGGCGTGTTTCGCAAGCATCTGATTTCACAGTCGGGACGCACGCGCGACATGGTCTATTTCGCGATCCTCGACGACGACTGGCCATCGGTCAAATCACGCCTGCTGGCGCGGTTGGCCTGGCCGCGCTAG
- a CDS encoding response regulator transcription factor, producing MTIIVVDDHGDWRDTIVEYIQDLGLDKAILTAGSLAELDQLMLTVTPGILVLDAMLPDGDALTRISQLRTRYPSMGIVMLTGRLLSEDKVSGLSLGADHYLTKPVNMAELGATLVSLSRRLRVVPAEADDAAGNTWRFDPARRTLVSPAQVCVDITDTESRLIGALIQSAPLPLSRGRLVEALGASIDAYDTHRLDAHMHRLRRKLRAQAAGDLGIRTVYGVGYVCTTPVQVVGNAKP from the coding sequence GTGACGATTATTGTTGTGGATGATCACGGCGACTGGCGCGACACGATCGTCGAATACATCCAGGACCTGGGGCTGGACAAGGCCATCCTTACGGCCGGCTCGCTGGCGGAACTGGATCAACTGATGCTGACCGTGACGCCAGGCATCCTGGTGCTGGACGCCATGCTGCCCGACGGCGACGCGCTGACCCGCATTTCGCAATTGCGCACCCGTTATCCGTCGATGGGCATCGTGATGCTGACCGGCCGCCTGCTCAGCGAAGACAAGGTGTCGGGCCTGAGCCTTGGCGCCGACCACTACCTGACCAAACCCGTCAACATGGCTGAATTGGGCGCCACCCTGGTGTCGCTGTCGCGACGGCTGCGCGTGGTGCCGGCGGAGGCCGACGACGCCGCTGGCAACACCTGGCGCTTCGATCCCGCGCGGCGCACGCTGGTGTCGCCTGCACAAGTGTGCGTGGACATCACCGACACCGAAAGCCGGCTGATCGGCGCGCTGATCCAGTCGGCGCCGCTGCCCTTGTCGCGCGGCCGACTGGTTGAGGCGCTGGGCGCCAGCATCGACGCCTATGACACGCATCGGCTGGACGCCCACATGCATCGGCTACGCCGCAAGCTTCGGGCGCAGGCCGCTGGCGACCTGGGCATACGCACCGTGTATGGTGTCGGCTATGTGTGCACCACGCCCGTTCAGGTGGTGGGCAACGCCAAGCCCTGA
- a CDS encoding ATP-binding cassette domain-containing protein, whose product MIRFQQVSLMRGVKPLLDKVDLLLNPGDKIGLIGANGAGKSSLFGLLRGTLHADQGDLDYPSSWRMAYVAQETPALDRPAIEYAIDGDVTLRKLEAELAALEAEPESAENGLRMGDIYAALADADAYTVHSRAEQLLTGLGFTQEQMHLPLTSFSGGWRMRLNLAQALMCPSDLLLLDEPTNHLDLDAIIWLEDWLKRYPGTLIVISHDRDFLDGVVNVIVHIDERKLKRYSGNYSSFERQRAAQLELAQGMMEKQMRQRSHLQSFIDRFKAQASKARQAQSRIKALARMEEVAPLRAAAEFSFEFREPLRAPNPLLTMDKVSAGYRVEDEDTQAVSDKIIVSGINFSLQAGQRIGLLGINGAGKSTFIKTIAGDLATLGGDTQFNKGLSIGYFAQHQVEMLRHDESPLWHMMKLAPTVREQELRNFLGSFNFNGNMATSSIAPFSGGEKARLALALIVWQRPNLLLLDEPTNHLDLETREALTTALAQFEGTLMLVSHDRHLLRATTDEFIIVADGVVKPFDGDLDDYKDWLYKTKLAAKAA is encoded by the coding sequence ATGATCCGCTTCCAACAAGTTTCACTCATGCGCGGCGTCAAGCCCTTGCTCGACAAGGTCGACCTGCTCTTGAACCCCGGTGACAAGATCGGCCTGATCGGCGCCAACGGCGCCGGCAAGTCCAGCCTGTTCGGCCTTTTGCGCGGCACGCTGCACGCCGACCAGGGCGACCTTGACTACCCCTCAAGCTGGCGCATGGCCTACGTGGCGCAGGAAACCCCCGCGCTGGACCGCCCCGCCATCGAATACGCGATTGACGGCGACGTCACCTTGCGCAAGCTGGAAGCGGAACTGGCGGCGTTGGAAGCCGAACCCGAAAGCGCCGAAAACGGCTTGCGCATGGGCGACATCTACGCCGCGCTGGCCGATGCCGATGCCTACACCGTGCATTCGCGCGCCGAACAATTGCTGACCGGCCTGGGCTTCACGCAAGAACAGATGCATCTGCCGCTGACCAGCTTTTCCGGCGGCTGGCGCATGCGCCTGAACCTGGCGCAAGCGCTGATGTGCCCGTCCGACCTGCTGCTGCTGGACGAGCCCACCAACCACTTGGACCTGGACGCCATCATCTGGCTGGAAGACTGGCTCAAGCGCTATCCAGGCACGCTCATCGTCATCTCGCACGATCGCGATTTCCTGGATGGCGTGGTGAATGTCATCGTCCATATCGACGAGCGCAAGCTCAAGCGCTATTCGGGCAACTACTCGTCGTTCGAACGCCAGCGCGCCGCGCAGTTGGAACTGGCGCAAGGCATGATGGAAAAGCAGATGCGGCAACGTTCGCACCTGCAATCATTCATTGACCGCTTCAAGGCCCAGGCCAGCAAGGCGCGTCAGGCGCAAAGCCGCATCAAGGCGCTGGCCCGCATGGAAGAAGTGGCGCCGCTGCGCGCCGCCGCCGAATTCTCGTTCGAATTCCGCGAGCCCCTGCGCGCGCCCAACCCCTTGCTGACCATGGACAAGGTCAGTGCCGGCTACCGCGTGGAAGACGAAGACACGCAGGCCGTGTCCGACAAGATCATTGTGTCGGGCATCAATTTTTCGCTTCAAGCCGGCCAGCGCATCGGCCTCTTGGGCATCAACGGCGCGGGCAAGTCCACCTTCATCAAGACCATTGCGGGCGACCTGGCCACGCTGGGCGGCGACACGCAGTTCAACAAGGGCCTGTCCATCGGCTACTTTGCCCAGCACCAGGTGGAAATGCTGCGTCACGACGAATCACCGTTGTGGCACATGATGAAGCTTGCGCCCACCGTGCGCGAGCAAGAGCTGCGCAACTTCCTGGGCAGCTTCAACTTCAACGGCAACATGGCCACCAGTTCCATCGCGCCCTTCTCCGGTGGCGAAAAAGCGCGCCTGGCGCTGGCGCTGATTGTCTGGCAGCGCCCCAACCTGCTGTTGCTGGATGAACCCACCAACCACCTGGACCTGGAAACGCGCGAAGCGCTGACCACGGCGCTGGCGCAATTCGAAGGCACCTTGATGCTGGTCTCGCACGACCGTCACTTGCTGCGCGCCACCACTGACGAGTTCATCATCGTGGCCGACGGCGTCGTCAAACCGTTCGATGGCGATCTGGACGACTACAAAGACTGGCTCTACAAAACCAAACTGGCCGCCAAAGCTGCCTGA